The following coding sequences lie in one Zingiber officinale cultivar Zhangliang chromosome 2B, Zo_v1.1, whole genome shotgun sequence genomic window:
- the LOC122045642 gene encoding ACT domain-containing protein ACR9-like, whose protein sequence is MVAASEGAVVIQSAKRAGEPTIVTVSCPDQTGLGCDFCRAILDFGLCIARGDVSTDGKWCYFVFWVIPRSASSNIHWLSLKNRLFSLCPSSSIPFYYDVVSRPTTSQIYLLKLFSVDRKGLLHDVTKVLCELEFTIERVKVSTTPDGRVVDLFFITDAMELLDTKARQNDLCEKLDAVLQESVNLCEIELVEDFQFGFSSLPEAVSEELFKLELSGIDSQRLSPEMKLLNKADVKIDNSLSPSHTLLQVHCVDQKGLLYDIMRTLKDCNIQVSYGRFLSDLRGSREVDLLIQQSDGNKVADHEKQGVLCSRLKMEMLHPLRVTITTRGPDTELLVANPVELCGRGRPRVFYDITLALKVLGICIFSAEIGRHTAFERQWEVYRFLLDDSRELQLANSHARSEIVDRVRRTLMGW, encoded by the exons ATGGTGGCGGCGAGTGAGGGCGCGGTGGTCATCCAGTCTGCCAAGCGCGCCGGAGAGCCCACCATCGTCACCGTCAGCTGTCCTGACCAGACTGGACTCGGGTGCGACTTCTGCCGCGCTATCCTCGACTTCGGCCTCTGCATCGCCCGTGGAG ATGTGTCCACTGATGGGAAGTGGTGCTACTTTGTGTTCTGGGTCATTCCGCGATCGGCCTCAAGTAACATTCATTGGCTAAGCTTGAAGAACAGACTATTTTCACTTTGTCCATCTTCCTCGATTCCATTCTATTATGATGTTGTGAGTAGGCCAACGACTTCCCAGATCTACCTTCTAAAGTTGTTTTCTGTCGACCGGAAAGGATTGTTGCATG ATGTAACTAAAGTTCTCTGTGAGCTTGAGTTTACAATTGAACGAGTTAAAGTATCAACAACTCCAGATGGTAGAGTAGTGGACCTTTTCTTTATCACAGATGCCAT GGAGTTGTTGGACACAAAAGCAAGACAAAATGATTTGTGTGAAAAGTTGGATGCAGTTTTACAGGAATCTGTGAATCTTTGTGAGATTGAACTTGTTGAAGATTTTCAGTTTGGATTTTCTTCTCTTCCGGAAGCAGTTTCTGAAGAATTATTCAAGTTGGAGTTGTCAGGTATTGATTCACAGAGACTGAGCCCAGAGATGAAGTTGCTGAATAAGGCTGACGTAAAGATTGACAATTCATTAAGCCCTTCCCACACTCTACTTCAAGTTCATTGTGTCGATCAGAAAGGCCTGCTTTACGACATTATGAGGACATTGAAAGACTGTAACATTCAG GTTTCTTATGGGAGATTCTTGTCTGATCTGAGAGGCTCACGAGAGGTGGACCTTCTCATTCAGCAAAGCGATGGAAACAAAGTCGCCGATCATGAGAAGCAGGGTGTCCTCTGTTCTCGACTGAAGATGGAAATGCTCCACCCCTTGAGAGTGACAATCACCACCCGTGGACCCGATACTGAACTCCTTGTCGCTAATCCAGTCGAGTTATGCGGGAGGGGGAGGCCTCGTGTCTTCTACGACATCACACTCGCTCTCAAAGTGCTCGGAATCTGCATCTTCTCG GCTGAGATTGGCAGGCACACGGCTTTCGAAAGGCAATGGGAGGTGTACAGATTCCTGTTGGATGATAGCAGGGAGTTGCAGCTAGCAAACAGCCACGCTCGAAGTGAAATTGTGGATAGGGTGAGGCGAACACTGATGGGATGGTGA